Proteins co-encoded in one Dyella japonica A8 genomic window:
- the gcvP gene encoding aminomethyl-transferring glycine dehydrogenase encodes MSQNANPSLRDLEHHDAFIERHIGPNEAEIATMLALLGYDSLEAMTDAIVPGKIKSPAPLALPAPITEVEAIAKIRAIADKNQVLKSFIGQGYYGTLTPNVILRNILENPAWYTAYTPYQAEISQGRMEALINFQTMCADLTGMEIANASLLDEGTAAAEAMTLAKRSAKSKSDTFFVSNAVHPQTLEVLKTRAEAMGIKLHIGDDAEATKVDSYGVLLQYPNTFGQINDYKALADTVHARHGVVCVATDLLALTLIASPGEWGADIVVGNTQRFGVPFGFGGPHAAFMACRDSYKRSMPGRLIGVSIDAEGKPAYRLTLQTREQHIRREKATSNICTAQVLLAVMASMYAVYHGPEGLTRIARRVHRLASILFVALRQAGVAADTHFFDTLHVTGVDAAALHAKARAAGFNLRAIDANSVGVSLDETTTRADVIALAEVFGAKIADIDALDASVHDALPPQLLRQTKFLTHPAFNTHHSEHELLRYMRSLADKDLAMDRTMIPLGSCTMKLNATAEMIPVTWPEFANIHPLAPADQAVGYKQLIDELEAMLVECTGYDAVSLQPNSGAQGEYAGLLAIRAYHRSRGEGHRDICLIPESAHGTNPASAQMCGMQVVVTKCDANGNVDVADIQRAAEKFSDRLAALMITYPSTHGVFEEDIVKICEIVHQHGGQVYTDGANMNALVGVAKPGKWGSDVSHLNLHKTFCIPHGGGGPGVGPCAVKSHLAPFLPRTFGGEGDVGMVSAASFGSASILPISWMYITMMGAAGLRRATQVALLNANYIAKRLAPHYETLYTGRNGLVAHECILDLRPLKDATGIGAEDVAKRLIDFGFHAPTLSFPVAGTLMVEPTESESQYELDRFIDAMIQIRDEIRAVDEGKLDREDNPLKHAPHTAVMVSASEWTHAYPRELAAFPLPSLKFQKYWSPVARVDNVYGDKNVFCSCVPVEAFKGEIEAFSEPNVA; translated from the coding sequence CCCCAACGAAGCGGAAATTGCCACCATGCTGGCGCTGCTGGGCTATGACTCGCTGGAAGCGATGACCGACGCCATCGTGCCGGGCAAGATCAAGTCGCCGGCCCCGCTGGCCCTGCCCGCGCCGATCACCGAAGTGGAAGCGATCGCCAAGATCCGCGCCATCGCCGACAAGAACCAGGTGCTCAAGAGCTTCATCGGCCAGGGTTACTACGGCACGCTGACCCCCAACGTCATCCTGCGCAACATCCTGGAGAACCCGGCGTGGTACACGGCCTATACGCCGTACCAGGCGGAAATCTCGCAGGGCCGCATGGAGGCGCTGATCAACTTCCAGACCATGTGCGCCGACCTCACCGGCATGGAGATCGCCAACGCGTCCCTGCTCGACGAGGGCACCGCCGCCGCCGAAGCCATGACGCTGGCCAAGCGCTCGGCCAAGTCCAAGTCCGACACCTTCTTCGTTTCCAACGCCGTGCACCCGCAGACGCTGGAAGTGCTCAAGACCCGCGCCGAGGCGATGGGCATCAAGCTGCACATCGGTGACGACGCCGAGGCCACCAAGGTGGACAGCTACGGCGTGCTGCTGCAGTACCCCAACACCTTCGGCCAGATCAACGACTACAAGGCGCTGGCGGACACCGTGCACGCGCGCCACGGCGTGGTCTGCGTGGCCACCGACCTGCTCGCCCTGACCCTGATCGCCTCGCCGGGCGAATGGGGCGCCGACATCGTGGTGGGCAACACCCAGCGCTTCGGCGTGCCGTTCGGCTTCGGCGGCCCGCACGCTGCTTTCATGGCCTGCCGCGACAGCTACAAGCGTTCGATGCCGGGCCGCCTGATCGGCGTGTCCATCGACGCCGAAGGCAAGCCCGCCTACCGCCTCACGCTGCAGACGCGCGAGCAGCACATCCGCCGCGAGAAGGCCACCTCCAACATCTGTACCGCGCAGGTGCTGCTGGCCGTGATGGCGAGCATGTATGCCGTGTACCATGGCCCGGAAGGCCTGACCCGCATTGCCCGTCGCGTGCATCGCCTGGCCTCGATCCTGTTTGTGGCACTGCGTCAGGCTGGTGTCGCCGCCGACACGCACTTCTTCGACACGCTGCACGTCACCGGCGTCGATGCCGCCGCCCTGCATGCCAAGGCTCGCGCTGCCGGCTTCAACCTGCGTGCGATCGACGCGAACAGCGTCGGCGTCAGCCTCGATGAAACCACCACGCGCGCCGACGTCATCGCGCTGGCTGAAGTGTTCGGCGCCAAGATCGCCGACATCGATGCGCTCGATGCCAGCGTGCACGACGCCCTGCCGCCGCAGCTGCTGCGCCAGACCAAGTTCCTGACCCACCCGGCCTTCAACACGCACCACAGCGAGCACGAGCTGCTGCGCTACATGCGTTCGCTGGCGGACAAGGATCTGGCGATGGATCGCACCATGATCCCGCTGGGCAGCTGCACCATGAAGCTCAACGCCACCGCCGAGATGATTCCGGTGACGTGGCCGGAATTTGCCAACATCCATCCGCTGGCGCCGGCCGACCAGGCCGTCGGCTACAAGCAGCTCATCGACGAGTTGGAAGCGATGCTGGTGGAGTGCACCGGCTACGACGCCGTCAGCCTGCAGCCGAACTCCGGCGCGCAGGGCGAATACGCCGGCCTGCTCGCCATTCGCGCCTACCACCGCTCGCGCGGCGAAGGCCATCGCGATATCTGCCTGATCCCGGAATCGGCCCACGGTACCAACCCCGCTTCCGCGCAGATGTGCGGCATGCAGGTGGTGGTGACCAAGTGCGATGCGAACGGCAACGTGGACGTGGCCGACATCCAGCGCGCCGCCGAGAAGTTCAGCGACCGCCTGGCCGCACTGATGATCACCTACCCGTCCACGCACGGCGTGTTCGAGGAAGACATCGTCAAGATCTGCGAGATCGTGCACCAGCACGGTGGCCAGGTGTATACCGACGGCGCCAACATGAACGCGCTGGTCGGCGTGGCCAAGCCGGGCAAGTGGGGTTCGGACGTCTCGCACCTCAACCTGCACAAGACCTTCTGCATTCCGCACGGCGGTGGCGGCCCGGGCGTGGGCCCGTGCGCGGTCAAGTCGCATCTCGCCCCGTTCCTGCCGCGTACCTTCGGCGGCGAAGGCGACGTGGGCATGGTGTCGGCCGCGAGCTTCGGCTCGGCCTCCATCCTGCCGATCAGCTGGATGTACATCACCATGATGGGCGCCGCCGGCCTGCGCCGCGCCACCCAGGTGGCCCTGCTCAACGCCAACTACATCGCCAAGCGCCTGGCGCCGCACTACGAGACGCTCTACACCGGCCGCAACGGCCTGGTGGCGCATGAGTGCATCCTCGACCTGCGCCCGCTCAAGGACGCCACCGGCATCGGCGCGGAAGACGTGGCCAAGCGCCTGATCGACTTCGGCTTCCACGCCCCGACGCTGAGCTTCCCGGTGGCCGGTACGCTGATGGTCGAACCGACCGAAAGCGAATCGCAGTACGAACTGGACCGCTTCATCGACGCGATGATCCAGATCCGCGACGAAATCCGCGCCGTGGACGAAGGCAAGCTCGATCGCGAGGACAACCCGCTCAAGCACGCCCCGCACACCGCCGTGATGGTGTCGGCTTCCGAGTGGACCCACGCCTATCCGCGCGAGCTGGCTGCCTTCCCGCTGCCCAGCCTGAAGTTCCAGAAGTACTGGTCGCCGGTGGCGCGCGTGGACAACGTCTACGGCGACAAGAACGTGTTCTGCAGCTGCGTGCCGGTGGAAGCCTTCAAGGGTGAAATCGAAGCCTTCAGCGAACCGAACGTCGCGTAA
- a CDS encoding carbohydrate-binding protein, producing the protein MRLKKSVVWLRTALNAIGTTAGGAMAMSLMTMAPVQTAHAQSTPACAAAWSSSTAYNGGAVVSENGINYVANWWTQGNDPATSNGVTGSGQPWTSQGACGGSSGSGSGSGTGGGTGTGGSSGSCAAAWVSSTAYNGGAVVSENGINYTANWWTQGNDPATNSGPSGSGKPWTSDGSCTGGSSSGGGTPPPPPPPPTGGGGPGTGANLLYSPYKDVTVNLNWNTNVMQTATATGSAIPVVGTGSLKSNYVTNLSALTLAFATGECGSENWGGVPGATFASANISGLSSASLPYVVGTGGAAGTFTCGSTAGFASFLSRYMSSQMVGVDFDIEGGQSQADINNLVAAAVYGQGLYPNLRFSFTLATLASSDGSYGGLNSLGDTVVKAIKASSLTNYTINLMVMDFGSPGATVCVVSNGKCDMGQSAIQAVANLQHTYGIPASKIELTPMIGVNDASDENFSIANTDTITSYAVSNGLAGLHFWSLDRDNPCSQTTASSTCNSVPSTTPLQYTKRFLSDLGR; encoded by the coding sequence ATGCGCTTGAAGAAGTCGGTTGTTTGGCTACGCACGGCACTCAACGCGATAGGCACCACCGCAGGTGGCGCGATGGCGATGAGCTTGATGACCATGGCTCCCGTGCAGACGGCGCACGCGCAGAGCACGCCCGCCTGTGCCGCAGCGTGGAGTTCGAGCACCGCTTACAACGGCGGCGCCGTGGTCAGCGAGAACGGCATCAACTACGTCGCCAACTGGTGGACGCAAGGCAATGACCCGGCCACCAGCAACGGTGTCACCGGTTCCGGGCAACCGTGGACCTCGCAGGGCGCATGTGGCGGCAGCAGCGGCTCGGGCAGTGGCAGTGGCACGGGTGGCGGCACCGGCACAGGCGGTTCGTCAGGCTCGTGCGCAGCGGCATGGGTTTCCAGCACCGCTTACAACGGCGGCGCGGTGGTGAGCGAGAACGGCATCAACTACACCGCCAACTGGTGGACGCAGGGCAACGACCCCGCCACCAACAGCGGCCCCAGCGGCTCGGGCAAGCCGTGGACGTCTGACGGTTCCTGCACGGGCGGCTCTTCCTCCGGAGGCGGCACACCGCCACCGCCTCCGCCGCCGCCGACGGGTGGTGGCGGGCCGGGCACGGGCGCCAACCTGCTCTACAGCCCGTACAAGGACGTCACGGTGAACCTCAACTGGAACACCAACGTGATGCAGACGGCCACGGCCACCGGCTCGGCGATTCCAGTCGTCGGCACCGGCAGCCTCAAGTCGAACTACGTCACCAACCTCAGCGCGCTCACGCTCGCCTTCGCCACCGGCGAATGCGGCAGCGAGAACTGGGGTGGCGTGCCGGGCGCGACGTTTGCCAGCGCGAATATCTCCGGGCTCTCCAGCGCGAGCCTGCCCTACGTGGTCGGCACGGGCGGCGCCGCCGGCACCTTCACCTGCGGCAGCACGGCGGGCTTCGCCAGCTTCCTGTCGCGCTACATGTCCTCGCAGATGGTGGGCGTGGACTTCGACATCGAGGGCGGCCAGTCGCAGGCGGACATCAACAACCTCGTTGCCGCTGCCGTGTACGGCCAGGGCCTGTACCCGAACCTGCGTTTCTCGTTCACGCTGGCCACGCTGGCCTCGTCGGATGGCAGCTACGGCGGCCTCAACAGCCTGGGCGACACGGTGGTGAAGGCGATCAAGGCTTCTTCGCTCACCAACTACACCATCAACCTGATGGTGATGGACTTCGGCAGCCCCGGCGCGACGGTGTGCGTGGTGTCCAACGGCAAGTGCGACATGGGCCAGTCCGCCATCCAGGCCGTGGCCAACTTGCAGCACACCTACGGCATCCCGGCCAGCAAGATCGAGCTGACCCCGATGATCGGCGTGAACGATGCGTCGGACGAGAACTTCAGCATCGCCAATACCGACACCATCACCAGCTACGCCGTCTCCAACGGCCTTGCCGGCCTGCACTTCTGGTCGCTGGACCGCGACAACCCGTGCAGCCAGACCACGGCATCGTCGACGTGTAACTCGGTGCCCTCCACTACGCCACTGCAGTACACCAAGCGGTTCCTGAGCGATCTGGGCCGATAA
- a CDS encoding M1 family metallopeptidase, producing MRIRLASAIALALAGFCSAGIAAALDAPASTQTPTQLPRDVVPTHYDVSVAPHASSLSFDGKVVVDVEVLQPTRSITLNAIDLRFAAVTLTPATGKGALKAKVVVDDKAQTATFTFDKPVPAGSYKLAMSYTGKIGTQANGLFAIDYDSKAGKKRALYTQFENSDARRFIPSWDEPNYKATFDLTATVPADQMAVSNMPVASKKDVGHGLSQVTFQPSPKMSTYLLFFGTGDFDRVTTQQDGTEIGVITQKGLSAQGAFTLESGKAVLKEYNDYFGVKFPLPKLDNVASPGSSQFFSAMENWGAIYTFEYALLLDPSFSTLQDKQNVFGTAAHEMAHQWFGDLVTMRWWDDLWLNEGFASWMASRTTARLHPEWNTKLGDTVGARESAMGRDAVATTHPVVQHVETVEQASQAFDAITYSKGESVIGMLEAYVGEENWRTGVRNYIKAHAYGNAVSDDLWRAMDEAAPGKQITTIAHDFTLQPGIPLIRVEASACSKHATTLKLTQGEFTRDRPDKQPLRWHVPVIAQAAGGKAVSTVVDGEASLVVPGCGTLLVNAGQSGYYRTLYAPAQFAAIRKDFARIAPIDQLGLIGDAWALGMAGLQPASSFLDLAKATPLDADPQIWDDIAGDLSGMDEYYDGDAKRQAAFRAFAVKLLDPVFQRVGWEAKPGESVPTAILRTHLISVLSGLNDTAVVAEAQRRYAAQATDPSAVPVALRKTILSVVAHHADAATWDKLHAEARAEKTPQVKDRLYDLLAVAEDKALAQRALDLALTGEPGATNSAGMISVVSREHPELGFDFALAHREQVDKLVDNSSRSRYYPRLGSGSYNPAMIDKINAYANQYLDPGSRRDAETAVASIKYRIMVRNERMPDVDAWLAKNGG from the coding sequence ATGCGAATCCGTTTGGCTTCCGCCATTGCGCTGGCCTTGGCCGGCTTTTGTTCCGCTGGCATCGCTGCCGCGCTGGACGCGCCGGCATCCACGCAGACGCCCACGCAGCTTCCGCGCGACGTGGTTCCCACCCACTATGACGTTTCGGTGGCGCCGCATGCCTCCAGCCTCAGCTTCGACGGCAAGGTCGTCGTCGATGTGGAGGTGCTGCAACCCACCCGCAGCATCACGCTCAATGCGATCGACCTGCGCTTCGCCGCGGTGACGCTGACGCCCGCCACGGGCAAGGGCGCGCTCAAGGCCAAGGTGGTGGTGGACGACAAGGCGCAGACCGCCACGTTCACCTTCGACAAGCCGGTTCCCGCCGGCAGCTACAAGCTGGCGATGAGCTACACCGGCAAGATCGGCACGCAGGCCAACGGCCTGTTCGCCATCGACTACGACAGCAAGGCCGGCAAGAAGCGCGCGCTGTATACGCAGTTCGAGAACTCCGACGCGCGCCGCTTCATCCCCTCGTGGGACGAACCCAACTACAAGGCCACCTTCGACCTGACCGCCACCGTGCCCGCCGACCAGATGGCCGTGAGCAACATGCCGGTGGCCTCCAAGAAGGATGTCGGCCACGGCCTGAGCCAGGTGACGTTCCAGCCGTCGCCGAAGATGTCCACCTACCTGCTGTTCTTCGGCACCGGCGACTTTGATCGCGTCACCACCCAGCAGGACGGCACCGAGATCGGCGTGATCACGCAGAAGGGCCTGTCCGCGCAGGGCGCTTTCACGCTCGAATCGGGCAAGGCGGTACTGAAGGAATACAACGACTATTTCGGCGTGAAGTTCCCGCTGCCCAAACTGGACAACGTGGCTTCGCCGGGCAGCAGCCAGTTCTTCTCCGCGATGGAGAACTGGGGCGCCATCTACACCTTCGAGTACGCGTTGCTGCTCGATCCGTCGTTTTCCACGCTGCAGGACAAGCAGAACGTGTTCGGCACCGCCGCGCATGAAATGGCGCACCAGTGGTTCGGTGACCTGGTGACCATGCGCTGGTGGGACGACCTGTGGCTCAACGAAGGCTTCGCCTCGTGGATGGCCTCGCGCACCACGGCGCGCCTGCACCCGGAATGGAACACCAAACTGGGCGATACCGTCGGCGCACGCGAGTCGGCGATGGGGCGCGATGCCGTGGCGACCACACATCCGGTCGTGCAGCACGTGGAAACCGTGGAGCAGGCCAGTCAGGCGTTCGACGCGATCACGTATTCGAAGGGTGAGTCGGTCATCGGCATGCTCGAAGCCTACGTGGGCGAAGAAAACTGGCGCACTGGCGTGCGTAACTACATCAAGGCCCACGCCTACGGCAACGCCGTGTCCGACGACCTGTGGCGCGCGATGGATGAAGCTGCGCCAGGCAAGCAGATCACCACCATCGCGCACGACTTCACGCTGCAGCCGGGCATTCCGCTGATCCGCGTGGAAGCCAGTGCGTGCAGCAAGCACGCCACCACGCTCAAGCTGACGCAAGGCGAATTTACGCGCGACCGTCCCGACAAGCAGCCGCTGCGCTGGCACGTGCCCGTCATCGCACAGGCTGCCGGCGGCAAGGCCGTGAGCACCGTGGTCGACGGCGAAGCTTCGCTTGTCGTGCCGGGCTGCGGGACGCTGCTGGTGAACGCGGGGCAGAGCGGTTACTACCGCACGCTCTACGCGCCGGCGCAGTTCGCGGCCATCAGGAAGGACTTCGCCAGGATCGCGCCGATCGACCAGCTCGGCCTGATCGGCGACGCCTGGGCACTGGGTATGGCAGGCCTGCAACCGGCATCGAGCTTCCTTGACCTTGCCAAGGCCACGCCGCTCGATGCCGACCCACAGATCTGGGACGATATTGCCGGTGACCTGTCCGGCATGGACGAGTACTACGATGGCGACGCGAAGCGCCAGGCTGCCTTCCGCGCCTTCGCGGTGAAGTTGCTCGATCCGGTGTTCCAGCGCGTGGGCTGGGAAGCGAAGCCCGGTGAAAGCGTGCCAACCGCCATTTTGCGCACACACCTGATCAGCGTGCTGTCCGGCCTGAACGACACTGCCGTGGTGGCTGAGGCGCAGCGTCGATACGCCGCGCAGGCGACCGACCCCAGCGCGGTGCCCGTCGCGCTGCGCAAGACCATCCTGTCCGTCGTTGCCCATCACGCCGACGCGGCGACATGGGACAAGCTGCACGCGGAAGCCAGGGCGGAAAAGACGCCGCAGGTGAAGGATCGCCTGTACGATCTGCTCGCCGTCGCGGAAGACAAGGCACTCGCGCAACGCGCGCTTGATCTTGCACTTACCGGCGAGCCGGGTGCCACCAACAGCGCAGGCATGATCAGCGTCGTCTCCCGCGAGCATCCGGAGCTCGGCTTCGACTTCGCCCTGGCGCATCGCGAGCAGGTCGACAAGCTGGTCGACAACAGTTCGCGCAGTCGTTATTACCCGAGACTCGGCTCAGGCTCGTACAACCCGGCGATGATCGACAAGATCAACGCCTACGCGAACCAATACCTCGACCCCGGCTCGCGCCGTGACGCCGAGACGGCCGTGGCGAGCATCAAGTACCGCATCATGGTGCGCAACGAGCGCATGCCGGATGTGGATGCGTGGCTGGCGAAGAACGGCGGTTGA
- a CDS encoding adenylosuccinate synthase, giving the protein MGKSVVILGAQWGDEGKGKIVDLLTEEVKAVARFQGGHNAGHTLVIGGKKTVLHLIPSGILRDDALCLIGNGVVLSPQALKQEIEELEAQGVEVRSRLKISPATPLIMPYHIAVDKAREIAAGKSAIGTTGRGIGPAYEDKVARRSVRVADLMYPHELPEKIKAAVEYHNFILTQWLKAEPVDFQQVLDDALAYGEFIRPMVDDVATILHDVRKEGGHILYEGAQGALLDIDHGTYPYVTSSNTTVGGALAGTGVGAGDIDYVLGICKAYATRVGGGPFPTELNDEMGERLRKVGNEFGASTGRPRRCGWIDLVALKRAVQINGINGLAITKLDVLDGLPTIKVCIAYEYRGKRRELAPLDADGWAECKPVYLEFPGWEESTAGIREWDKLPAAARAYLRAVEELSGCKLSLVATGADRDDTIVLDHPFA; this is encoded by the coding sequence ATGGGCAAGTCAGTAGTCATCCTTGGTGCGCAGTGGGGCGACGAAGGCAAGGGCAAGATCGTCGACCTGCTGACCGAAGAGGTCAAAGCCGTCGCACGCTTCCAGGGCGGCCACAACGCCGGCCACACGCTGGTCATCGGCGGCAAGAAGACCGTGCTGCACCTGATCCCCTCGGGCATCCTGCGTGACGACGCGCTGTGCCTGATCGGTAATGGCGTGGTGCTGTCGCCGCAGGCGCTCAAGCAGGAAATCGAAGAGCTGGAAGCGCAGGGCGTGGAAGTGCGCTCGCGCCTGAAGATCAGCCCGGCCACACCGCTGATCATGCCGTACCACATCGCCGTCGATAAGGCGCGCGAAATCGCCGCCGGCAAGAGCGCCATCGGCACCACCGGCCGCGGCATCGGCCCGGCCTATGAAGACAAGGTGGCCCGCCGCAGCGTGCGCGTGGCCGACCTGATGTACCCGCACGAGCTGCCGGAGAAGATCAAGGCCGCCGTGGAGTACCACAACTTCATCCTCACCCAGTGGCTGAAGGCCGAGCCGGTCGACTTCCAGCAGGTGCTGGACGACGCCCTGGCCTATGGCGAGTTCATCCGCCCGATGGTCGACGACGTCGCCACCATCCTGCACGACGTGCGCAAGGAAGGCGGCCACATCCTGTATGAAGGCGCGCAGGGCGCGCTGCTCGACATTGACCACGGCACCTACCCGTACGTCACCTCGTCCAACACCACGGTCGGCGGCGCGCTCGCCGGCACCGGCGTGGGCGCGGGCGACATCGACTACGTGCTGGGCATCTGCAAGGCCTACGCCACCCGCGTCGGCGGCGGTCCGTTCCCGACCGAGCTCAACGACGAGATGGGCGAGCGCCTGCGCAAGGTCGGCAACGAGTTCGGCGCCAGCACCGGCCGTCCGCGCCGCTGCGGCTGGATCGACCTAGTCGCGCTCAAGCGCGCCGTGCAGATCAACGGCATCAACGGCCTGGCCATCACCAAGCTCGACGTGCTCGACGGCCTGCCGACCATCAAGGTCTGCATCGCGTACGAGTACCGCGGCAAGCGCCGTGAACTCGCTCCGCTCGACGCCGACGGCTGGGCCGAGTGCAAGCCGGTGTACCTGGAGTTCCCGGGCTGGGAAGAGTCCACCGCGGGCATCCGCGAGTGGGACAAGCTGCCGGCCGCCGCCCGCGCTTACCTGCGCGCGGTGGAAGAGCTGTCGGGCTGCAAGCTGTCGCTCGTCGCCACCGGCGCCGACCGCGACGACACCATCGTGCTGGACCATCCGTTCGCCTGA
- a CDS encoding DUF2065 domain-containing protein: MSNELAGALCLVLVIEGLVLFAVPRGWQATMRQAANMSPRSLRIFGAVAIVIGLAALQLVH; encoded by the coding sequence ATGTCCAATGAGTTGGCCGGCGCGTTGTGCCTGGTGCTGGTGATCGAAGGGCTGGTGTTGTTCGCCGTGCCGCGCGGGTGGCAAGCCACCATGCGCCAGGCCGCCAACATGAGTCCGCGATCCCTGCGCATATTCGGCGCGGTGGCGATTGTCATCGGGCTGGCGGCATTGCAACTGGTGCATTGA
- the hflC gene encoding protease modulator HflC — protein sequence MKFGSAIIAVLLVLLGFNSLFVVREGQTALVLQFGRIVRTGDQPGLHAKIPFIQQVMTFDNRILTLEAQPERYFTSEKKSVNVDFYVKWRIADNAAYYRATAGDELQAANRLTPIVKDALRFEFNGRTLQELVAAGRKDVTERVRKQTDAAARKNLGIAVIDVRIKRIDLPDEVSESVYKRMRAERAQLANELRYTGQQAAETIKADADRQAQVIKAEAEREAAKVKGEGDAQAAAIYAQAYGQDPEFFAFYRSLNAYRTSFKDGKGVLVLKPDSEFLKYFNDGASSRH from the coding sequence ATGAAGTTCGGCTCCGCCATCATCGCCGTGCTGCTCGTGCTGCTCGGGTTCAACAGCCTGTTCGTCGTGCGTGAAGGCCAGACCGCGCTCGTGCTGCAGTTCGGCCGCATCGTGCGCACCGGCGACCAGCCCGGCCTGCACGCCAAGATCCCGTTCATCCAGCAGGTGATGACGTTCGACAACCGCATCCTCACCCTGGAAGCGCAGCCCGAGCGTTACTTCACTTCGGAAAAGAAGAGCGTCAACGTCGACTTCTACGTGAAGTGGCGCATTGCCGACAACGCCGCCTACTACCGCGCCACCGCCGGCGACGAGCTGCAGGCGGCCAACCGCCTCACGCCCATCGTGAAGGACGCGCTGCGCTTCGAGTTCAACGGCCGCACCCTGCAGGAACTGGTGGCTGCCGGCCGCAAGGACGTCACCGAGCGCGTGCGCAAGCAGACCGATGCCGCCGCCCGCAAGAACCTGGGCATCGCGGTGATCGACGTGCGCATCAAGCGCATCGACCTGCCGGACGAAGTGAGCGAGTCGGTCTACAAGCGCATGCGCGCCGAACGTGCGCAGCTGGCCAACGAACTGCGTTACACCGGCCAGCAGGCCGCCGAGACGATCAAGGCCGACGCCGATCGCCAGGCGCAGGTGATCAAGGCGGAGGCCGAGCGTGAAGCGGCCAAGGTGAAGGGCGAGGGCGATGCCCAGGCTGCAGCGATCTACGCGCAGGCTTATGGGCAGGATCCGGAGTTCTTCGCGTTTTATCGAAGCCTGAACGCGTACCGTACGTCGTTCAAGGACGGCAAGGGCGTGCTGGTGCTCAAGCCGGATTCGGAGTTCCTGAAATATTTCAACGACGGCGCGTCGTCCCGTCACTGA
- the hflK gene encoding FtsH protease activity modulator HflK yields the protein MAWNEPGNNGQRDPWNRNRQPGNKPGLEDMLKQLRNRLGRLGGGAGGVFTILLAFVIVWVGMSSFTIVDARQAGVVLRFGKYARTLQPGFHLKAPSPIETVTKVGTTEIRSVSDKVRMLTSDENIISVDFNVQYQVSDARKFLFSLSGPPEDTLRQAAEAAVRTVVGANVMDNILTSQGTEAVAAAPAPASSAAAASSAPAVAAAAPAALPASAKAQTRDTLQQQTREILQATLDEYDAGLLVTDVSFQNVAPPQEVKDAFDDVNAAREDKQGTENNARAYASQVVPVARGDASRIAAEAQGYAAARVATATGDASRFSLILKEYKAAPDVTRRRLWLETVEDVMSNNPKVLDGSGGRNMIYLPLDRATGKEVQGVGSVMQSAGSDSSLGGGKEKQP from the coding sequence ATGGCCTGGAACGAACCCGGCAACAACGGGCAGCGTGATCCGTGGAACAGGAATCGCCAGCCCGGCAACAAACCGGGGCTGGAGGACATGCTCAAGCAGCTGCGCAATCGCCTGGGCAGGCTCGGCGGCGGCGCCGGCGGCGTCTTCACCATCCTGCTGGCCTTCGTGATCGTGTGGGTCGGCATGAGCAGCTTCACCATTGTCGATGCCCGCCAGGCCGGCGTGGTGCTGCGCTTCGGCAAGTACGCACGCACCCTGCAGCCGGGCTTCCACCTCAAGGCGCCCAGCCCCATCGAGACCGTCACCAAGGTGGGCACCACGGAAATCCGTTCGGTGTCTGACAAGGTGCGCATGCTGACCAGCGACGAGAACATCATCTCGGTCGACTTCAACGTGCAGTATCAGGTCTCCGATGCTCGCAAGTTCCTGTTCTCGCTGAGCGGCCCGCCGGAAGACACGCTGCGCCAGGCCGCCGAGGCCGCCGTGCGCACGGTGGTGGGCGCCAATGTGATGGACAACATCCTCACCAGCCAGGGCACCGAGGCCGTGGCTGCCGCGCCTGCACCGGCAAGCAGTGCGGCCGCGGCTTCCTCCGCGCCCGCCGTGGCGGCCGCTGCACCCGCCGCCCTTCCGGCGTCCGCCAAGGCGCAGACCCGCGACACGCTGCAGCAGCAGACGCGCGAGATCCTGCAGGCCACGCTGGACGAGTACGACGCCGGCCTGCTGGTCACTGACGTGAGCTTCCAGAACGTGGCGCCGCCGCAGGAAGTGAAGGACGCCTTCGACGACGTCAACGCCGCGCGCGAAGACAAGCAGGGTACCGAGAACAACGCCCGCGCCTACGCCAGCCAGGTAGTGCCGGTGGCCCGTGGCGACGCCTCGCGCATCGCCGCCGAGGCACAGGGTTACGCCGCCGCGCGCGTGGCCACCGCCACCGGCGACGCCTCGCGCTTCAGCCTCATCCTCAAGGAATACAAGGCCGCGCCGGATGTCACGCGCCGCCGCCTGTGGCTGGAAACCGTCGAGGACGTGATGTCCAACAATCCCAAGGTGCTGGATGGTTCCGGCGGCCGCAACATGATCTATCTCCCGCTGGACCGTGCCACCGGCAAGGAAGTGCAGGGCGTGGGTTCGGTCATGCAATCTGCGGGTAGCGACAGCAGCCTCGGCGGCGGCAAGGAGAAACAGCCATGA